The genomic segment TCAGAACTCAAGCGCACCGGCGATGAATTCGTGTATTTGGATATCACCCATAAAACCGAACATGACATCAAAGAGCACTTTCCTAACATTTATGAAAAGTGTCTTTCCTTTGGAATTGATATCGCGCGTGAAATGATACCCGTTGTCCCCGCGGCACATTACTTCTGCGGCGGCGTAGCAACAGACTTGAAAGGCGCAAGCACCATTCAGCGGCTTTACGCGTGCGGCGAGGTTTCTTCAACCGGCGTTCACGGCGCCAACCGATTGGCAAGTAACTCGCTTTTGGAAGCGCTTGTCTTTTCACACCGAGCCTACCGAGATATCATTGTCAATTTTGATACCGTTAAAAATTCCGTTGATTTTCCCGATTGGGATGAAAGCGGCACCGAAAGCCCCGAAGAGTGGATTCTCATTTCTCATAACCGCAAAGAAGTTCAGCAGGTGATGAACGATTATGTGGGAATTGTCCGTAGTGACTTGCGGCTCGAACGCGCTCGGCGGCGGATTGAATTTTTGAAAGATGAGACCGAGGCATTCTACAAAAAAACCAAAGTTTCATCGGAACTGATTGAACTGCGCAACATTATCAAAGTGGCAAAGTTGGTTGTGGAAGCAGCAATGAAACGGCGAGAATCGCGCGGGCTGCATTACACTACCGATTACCCTCAGCGAGATAACAAGCATTTTCTTCATAATACCATTCTCCGTTCCTTCTGATGACGACACACTATGAGCGGCTTGGCGGTGAAGCTAAGGTTCGCGAACTCGCCGAGACTTTTTACCGAATTATGGATACAGACCCAAACGCGAAAACCATTCGCGCCCTGCATCCTTTTTCGCTGCATGAATCCACAGAAAAATTTTTCTATTTCCTTTCGGGTTGGACAGGCGGGCCGCCGCTCTATACCGACCGCTTCGGTCATCCGCGTTTGCGGGCAAGGCATCTTCCCTTTCCTATCGGAGAGAAGGAGCGCGATGAATGGCTTTATTGTATGCAAAAAGCACTGAATGAAGTTGTGGCAGATGAATCACTCAAGTTCGAACTCTTGGGCTCCTTTGCTCGCACGGCTGATTTTATGCGGAATAAAGAAGGATAATTTTTCTTCGATTCAACCGGTTTCTTTTTCACATCTCAATTCATCTTTTCACCAACATCATTTTTCAGAAAGCCATTGCATAACTTTTGGGAAGAGTTGATGAATGGCGTGAACGCTTCTAAAAGAATCGCTCTCATTTCCATACACCAAAAGCGGAACGGGGTTTAGTGTATGCTGTTCGGTGGAAAGGTCTTCAAAATTTCCGTGATCGCTGGTTAGAACAAGAAGTGTATGGCGAGGGTCGATTTGTGAAATGATTTCGCATAAAAATCCTTCAAGCCGCCGAATAATTTCAGATGAGGGAAGCTTTACGCGGGCGTGCCCGGCAAGGTCGGGGAGAAAGAATTCGAAAAAAACAGCCGTACCATCTTTTGCACAGTTCATCGCATTTCTCGCGGCTTCTTCAGGTGAGATTTCTTCGATCTCGGGATTTCCGTGTTCAAGATTTTTTTTCCACCACGCGCCTGTAATATCTCCCGAAACGGCTCTACCCGCCTTCAATTCCGGCACAGAAAAAAAGGCTTGACCAGCCAAAGCTGCGGCTTCAAAGAGAACTGAGGAACGAATTTTTCCTATCTGCCGAAGTTTCAGGCATGTTTCAATAAAGATGTTTGGATATGCATTCAGGTATATCGTTTTTAACCCAAGTTCGTTTAGGCACGTGAAGGGATTGAATTCACTTAGGAGCGGCTTTAAGCTTGAAGGCAGATGTGGGCCGAAGTGCCTTCCAAACCGCTCTGCCCCATTGATTCCGGTATAAATCGAAAACTGCCCTGTGCCGCTTTGACCAGCACCGGCCACATCAAGTCCGGCGTCGATTGGGAGAAGAAGAAAATCGTGAAGGGTTGATTTCGCAAGTGGTGTTACAAATTCGGTTCCGGTTAAAGCCTTGAGCCGTTTCATTGGAAACACGGAGAGTGGATTTGTTTCAGAAGCAGAACCAAGCCCAAGCCCATCCACAAAAATGAAGATGAGATTTTTCTCCCTCATTCAATCGTTCCCTTTTCAGTTTTTCTGCGGCGAAGCCTTTTGGCGTCGAAACAGTACCCAATTTTTCATGATATAACTATAAACACCGTAGCTCACCATTGCAGCAAAAATGCCAATCACAAACCCACCCAACACATCGCTTGGATAATGAACCCCCACATAAATTCTTGACCAACCTACAAGC from the Chloroherpetonaceae bacterium genome contains:
- a CDS encoding group II truncated hemoglobin gives rise to the protein MTTHYERLGGEAKVRELAETFYRIMDTDPNAKTIRALHPFSLHESTEKFFYFLSGWTGGPPLYTDRFGHPRLRARHLPFPIGEKERDEWLYCMQKALNEVVADESLKFELLGSFARTADFMRNKEG